TTCCGCATGGCAATGACCGGCGGTGACCGCGTCGTCGACACCACCACGCAGACCGTGCTGCAGCGCGCAGTGCTGCGTGGTGACTTCTTCCGTAACGGTTCGTACTTCCCGGTCAAGACAATCAACGCCAACAACAACGGCAGTGCACCGAGCGCGGTGACGCCATTCAATTGGTCGACGCTGTATGTTGCATCGTGCGGGAACCACATTTTCTTTGCCGATCAGGATTACAAAACCAACCCAGACCGAAGCAACACAAGCTGCGCCAGCCCCGGCGGCTATGGAGACCAATACGGGTGGGGCACGCTGACTCAGCGCCGCGCGTTCCGCGTGCAGGTCCAGGTTTGCGACAGCAACGAAGCAACTACCCGCACCGACCTGTGCTTTAACTACAACGGCAACTACAAGCCGGTCGGACAAATGCAGTTGAATGCGGACCGCATGCGGTTTGCCGCGTTCGGTTACCTGAACGACATCACCAGCAACGGGTGGCCGCAGGCGGAACGTTACGGCGGCGTGCTGCGCGCGCCGATGAAATACGTCGGTGCCACGGCGGTTGACCAGAGCCTGAACTCGATCACCAACTCCGCGCCGGAATTCGATACCTCCACGGGCATTCTGAAGAAGAACCCGCTGAACGCCAGCGAAGGCGTCAGTGGTGTGATCAACTACCTGAACCAGTTCGGCCGCACCAGTGTGCAGCTGTCCGGCAAGTCCATGGGTGATCTTGGGGGGCCGACCGACAACCCGACCGGCAACTACAAGACCTTCGACCCAGTCAGTGAGATGTTCTACGAGAGTATCCGCTATCTGCAGTTCCACCCGAACGGGCCGACCCCCGAGGCGATCAGCGGGCTGCCGAACACCGCGTATTCGGACAACTTCCCGGTCTACACAAGCTGGACTGCGGACCCCATCCTCAACCAGTGCCAGCGCAACTACGCGTTCCTGATCGGGGACATCAACACCCACGAAGATCACTACATCCCGGGCAACAGGAAGACCGGCGAAGGTGATCCCACTCGCCCAGCCGACAGCTACAGCGGTTTCGATGTGCGTGACTGGACGAACAAGGTCGGTGCGCTCGAAACCACCTACAACCCTCCTCAGCCAGGAAGCACCAGCCCGATCACCAGTACCTTGGGCGATGTTGATCACAGGTCTGCCCACTTCGCGTCCTACTACCTGGCCGGCACCGCGTACTGGGCACACACCTATGGCTTCCGTCCTGACATGCCCAATGCGCGTGTCACCACGTTCGTCATCGATGTGAACGAAAACGGCAACGGCACGGTGGGCGACAACCAGCGCTACAGCCAGTTCTTCCTGGCCGCCAAGTACGGTGGCTTCATTGACGCCAACGGCGACGGCAATCCGCTCAGGACCTACGGACCGGATGGATCCACCGTGGTCACCGGCAATAGCGAGTGGGAGGCCTCGCCGACCGGCTCCAACGTCCCGTACAACTGGTTCCTGGGCGGACAGCCGGAGGCGATGATCGCCGCCATCAAGAAGATCTTTACGCAGATCACCTCGTATGCCGGCACGCTGGCGGGCGTGTCGCTGTCCAACGGCCGCATCACCACCACGTCCAGCACCAGTGGCGGCACCTTCGTCTATACGCCTGGCTTCGACCAGCAGTGGAATGGCCGCCTTGCCGCCTACGCGCTGACGCTCAGCGGCACGACTATCAGTACCTCGTCGACGCCGACCTGGGAAGCCGGCGCGCTGCTGACCACCGCAATGCAGCAGAAGAACGGCCCTGCCAACCGCGCCGTGTATACGCTGAATTCTTCCACGCTGACCGGTACGCCGTTTACCTGGGCCGGCATTTCTTCGGCACAGCAAAAGCTATTGAGCACCAACCCGGATCGGGGCACGGCCGACAGCTACGGCCAGGCACGCCTGGCCTATCTGCGCGGCGACCGGAGCAACGAAATGAATACCGTTGCCAATACCGGCATCTTCCGCGCCCGTTCCAGCGTCCTGGCCGATATCATCGGCTCGGCACCGACGTATGCCGGTACGCCAGCGGCGTCGATTTCAGATACCGGGTATTCAACGTTCTACAACACCTATAGCGGACGAACGCCGATGGTCTACGTGGGCGCCAACGATGGCATGCTCCACGCCTTCAACGCAAACACCGGCGCGGAAGTCTTCGCCTATGTGCCAAACGCGGTGTTCTCGAACCTGAACCAGCTGACATCCGTCGCCTATGCGCACCAGCTCTACGTGGACGCCACACCGAGCATTGGAGAGGTACAGATCAACGGCAAGTGGCGTTCCGTTCTTGCCGGCGGCTTCGGCGGTGGTGCACAAGGTGTCTATGCACTGGACGTGACCGATCCGACCGGCACCAAGGAAGCGGCATTTTCCGCCTCGAACGTCCTGTGGGAGTTCACGGACAAGGACGATGCGGACATGGGCAACGTGATGGGTTCGCCGATCATGGTCAAGCTCCGCACCGGCACCGACAGCTCCACCAAGCTTCCGATCTACAAGTGGTTCGTGATGGTCGCCAACGGCCTGAACTCGAACCAGAACGATGGCAACTCCAACGCCAATGCCCCTGCGGCGCTGTTCCTGCTGTCGGTCGACAAGCCAGCCGGCACGGCATGGCAACTGGGCACGAACTACTACAAGATCGTGACGCCCGCACCGAGTGCAACGCCGCCTTACAGCACGGCAAATGGCCTCTCTGCACCAGTGGCCATCCTCGGCTCCAACGGCAGCGTCATGCAGGCGTATGCAGGTGACCTGCAGGGCAACCTCTGGAAATTTATCCTGTCCGGCGACTCAACGACCTGGAACGCCGCCTCCGCCCTGCCCGCCTATGGCGGCACGCCGGGCAAGCCGCTGTTCTCGGCCACCGACAGCTCTGGCCGCAGACAGCCCATCACGATCGCACCCCGCGTCATCTACGCGCCGGGCGGTTACATGGTGCTGTTCGGCACGGGCAAGTACTACGAGTCCGCTGACACCAGTACCCCCACCCAGACCAACAGCTTCTATGGTATCTACGACGACAACTCGAACTCCAACTACGTGTCCAAGGGCCGTGCTCAACTCAATGCCGTGACGGCGACCCCGTCCAGCGACGGCAAATCGTACACCTTCAGTTCGAACGCCTATGCGCTGGGCTACGCCACCGGCCGCAACCCTGGCTGGAAACTGGATTTCCCTGATCAAACTGAAAAACAGGTCACGGCGATCACGGTCTCCGATGGCGCGGTGTTCTTCAACTCCTTGACCGGCACGGACGGTTGCGGCACCAGTGGCAGCAGCCGCAGCTATGCCCTCAAGGCTTTGACGGGTATGCCGCTGTCCGGCAACCTCTCTGGTTATCAATCCACCACTGGGGTGCTGGGCGCGCCTACGTTGATCATTGTTTCCGTCACGGATACCACCCGGGATACCGTGGGCGGCGGCGTCCAAACGAAGACCAAGATCGTGCTGTCTCCGGGCGCTCAAGGCTTGACTGTCGGCTCGACGGGTGGATCGGCGACATCGGGCACCTCGACCACCGAATCCGGAGTCAATTCGCAGCAGCAGAATCTCCGCATCGGCTGGCGCGAAGTCCGCAACTTCGTCGTGAAGACGAACTGACACAGGAACGATCATGTACGCACAACGCTCACCCGACCTGCCCCATCAACGTGGCTTCACGCTGATCGAGCTGATGATTGTCGTGGTCGTCATCGCCATCCTGTCGATGGTCGCGTATCCCGCCTATACGCAGTTCGTCCAGAAGGGCCGTCGGACGCAGGCCAAGGCCACGCTGATGGAAGACATGCAGCTGTTTGAACGGCATTTCGCGCAAGCGAACACGTATGCCGTCAGCTCCACTAACCTGACCCAAGCATGGGACGGGTTCAGGAAGTATTCTGGCGATACGCAGACCAACACCAGCTACCAGATCTCAGCCGTGGGCTGCTCGGGCAGCGCGAACGTGGACCAGTGCGTCGAACTGCGAGCACAGCCGCCCAACAACGGCAAGGACGATCCGACCTGCGGCACGCTGGTCTATCGAAGCACGGGGGAAAAGCTCAACATCCTTTTTGGGAAGTCCACCCCCGAGTCGCCGACCACGACCGGATGCTGGTAACGATCATGCGCAGCGACAACCTCCCCTTTCGCCGCCTGCCCGCTCGGGGCTTCACCCTGATCGAGCTGATGGTGACGATCGCCGTCATCTCGATCATGCTCGTGCTGGTCGCGCCCAGCTTCAGCGATTTCCTGCGCAAGCAGCGCATGCTGAGCGCCGCGGACAGCATCACTTCCGCCATCGGCCAGGCGCGCACGCGTGCCCTGGCGCAAAGCGCATATGTGACGGTCGCCCCGGTCAACGGGGACTGGGCAAACGGCTGGCAGGTGTTTTCGGAAGGGCAGAACCCGAACGGGATCTACGATCCATCGAGCGACACACTGCTCAGCCAGTACGACGCACTCACCAACGGGCTGAAGGTGACGTACAACAGTACCGCCTATGTCGGCGGCGCCGGCAATGCTTCGGGCAACTATCTGATTTATTCACCCAACGGCTATACCGCCAGCAAGCTCAAGCAGCCGCAGGTCACTGCCGCATTCAACGTTGCATACCAGGATGGCACCGGCCCATCGCGCATTGTCATCATCAATGCCCTCGGCCGCGCCCGGACGTGCGATCCGAACGATGCGACGACGAAGGCAAGCGGTACGTGCCTCACCTCCTTATCGCAGTGACGTCGACACGGGGCGCGGCAACCAGGCCCGCCCGTGTTCATCAAACGTGACAGTCGGGCATCGGGTTCTTACCTAAGGTAGGTCGGTCAAGCAAGCGCGTATCCGCGCCAACCCGGACCGACCATGCCACTTCGCCGACTGCCGTCTCGCAAGCGCCTCGCCCTTCGCTCTCGTTTCCTGCGCGGCGCCATCCTGCTCGAATCCCTCGTCGCGCTTGCGCTGCTGTCGCTGAGTGCGGCTGGCACGCTTGCGGCCCTGGATCGACTGGACAATACATACCGCGCCGTCCACCGACTCGCAGCACACGAAAGGGCGGTCTCCAGGCAAGCTGAGTCCATCAGTGAGCGCTGACATGCGCCGCCGACTACCGCTGGCCGTGCGAGGCGCTTCGCTGGTCGAACTGCTGGCCGGCATGCTGATCGGGCTGCTCGTGCTCGGCATCGCGCTGCAGCTTGTCTGGGTGGTCCGCACCCGCTACCAGCAACTGGCCGACGAGGCGCTGATCGACGATCGTGGCACCCAAGCTCTGGAGCTGATGGCGACTGCCCTGCGGCAAGCCGGCTGGGTAACAGACACGCCCGCCTCATCCCCCGTTCGCCGGTGGGCCGACATGAACACGCTGCCCCCGCTGATGGGCGCGGACGACTGCGGTGGCCTCGCCCTCATCGATGGCCTCCACTGCGCGAGTGGAGGCCTCTCTGACAGCGATGCCCTGCTGGTACGCTTTGCCGGCCGAAGCAGCCAGCCCGATGGATTGCAGGCGGACGGCAGTGTCGTCGATTGTTCCGGCTACGGCGTCCCCGAGCGTACGAAAGACGGCGGTGATGACCCGCATACCGGCTTCATGCTGCTTTACGTCGGACGCGCGGAGAGCGGCGAGCCCCAGTTGATGTGCCGCACGCCATCGCGACGCGATGGCCGACAGCAGAGAGGCCGATGGACGTCGCGGGGCATGGTGCCAGGCGTGGAGACCGTGCAGCTGCTATACACATTGGCTGCGACACAAGCCTCGCCGCCGACGACGCTGTCCGCACGCTCACTCGCCCCCGCGCAATGGCGAAGCGTACGGGCCGTGCATGTTGCGATCGTGGTGCGCGGCGAACGCATCCACGCGGATGCAGCCGGCAAACCCCTCAAGAAGCTGGCGCTCTTCCCGGATCTGCCCGGTCCAGTAAATGCTGCCCCGCTGGACCTGCATTTCCAGCCCACCGAGATAGCCCGCCGCCGCGCGGTCTTCACCACCACCGTGCGACTGCGCAATCCGATGATGTGCGAGGCCGACGCATGCT
The sequence above is drawn from the Ralstonia solanacearum K60 genome and encodes:
- a CDS encoding GspH/FimT family pseudopilin; the protein is MRSDNLPFRRLPARGFTLIELMVTIAVISIMLVLVAPSFSDFLRKQRMLSAADSITSAIGQARTRALAQSAYVTVAPVNGDWANGWQVFSEGQNPNGIYDPSSDTLLSQYDALTNGLKVTYNSTAYVGGAGNASGNYLIYSPNGYTASKLKQPQVTAAFNVAYQDGTGPSRIVIINALGRARTCDPNDATTKASGTCLTSLSQ
- a CDS encoding pilus assembly protein, which codes for MKFIRGLVALVALGWLTVLGAASSVPTVAISTVPLYGRSQNIHPNLMLSLSVEFPTTGTAYRGAYKNTSTYLGYFNAAKCYTYDSTNGWFAISGDATSDTHECSRQFSGNFMNWAASSAIDEFRMAMTGGDRVVDTTTQTVLQRAVLRGDFFRNGSYFPVKTINANNNGSAPSAVTPFNWSTLYVASCGNHIFFADQDYKTNPDRSNTSCASPGGYGDQYGWGTLTQRRAFRVQVQVCDSNEATTRTDLCFNYNGNYKPVGQMQLNADRMRFAAFGYLNDITSNGWPQAERYGGVLRAPMKYVGATAVDQSLNSITNSAPEFDTSTGILKKNPLNASEGVSGVINYLNQFGRTSVQLSGKSMGDLGGPTDNPTGNYKTFDPVSEMFYESIRYLQFHPNGPTPEAISGLPNTAYSDNFPVYTSWTADPILNQCQRNYAFLIGDINTHEDHYIPGNRKTGEGDPTRPADSYSGFDVRDWTNKVGALETTYNPPQPGSTSPITSTLGDVDHRSAHFASYYLAGTAYWAHTYGFRPDMPNARVTTFVIDVNENGNGTVGDNQRYSQFFLAAKYGGFIDANGDGNPLRTYGPDGSTVVTGNSEWEASPTGSNVPYNWFLGGQPEAMIAAIKKIFTQITSYAGTLAGVSLSNGRITTTSSTSGGTFVYTPGFDQQWNGRLAAYALTLSGTTISTSSTPTWEAGALLTTAMQQKNGPANRAVYTLNSSTLTGTPFTWAGISSAQQKLLSTNPDRGTADSYGQARLAYLRGDRSNEMNTVANTGIFRARSSVLADIIGSAPTYAGTPAASISDTGYSTFYNTYSGRTPMVYVGANDGMLHAFNANTGAEVFAYVPNAVFSNLNQLTSVAYAHQLYVDATPSIGEVQINGKWRSVLAGGFGGGAQGVYALDVTDPTGTKEAAFSASNVLWEFTDKDDADMGNVMGSPIMVKLRTGTDSSTKLPIYKWFVMVANGLNSNQNDGNSNANAPAALFLLSVDKPAGTAWQLGTNYYKIVTPAPSATPPYSTANGLSAPVAILGSNGSVMQAYAGDLQGNLWKFILSGDSTTWNAASALPAYGGTPGKPLFSATDSSGRRQPITIAPRVIYAPGGYMVLFGTGKYYESADTSTPTQTNSFYGIYDDNSNSNYVSKGRAQLNAVTATPSSDGKSYTFSSNAYALGYATGRNPGWKLDFPDQTEKQVTAITVSDGAVFFNSLTGTDGCGTSGSSRSYALKALTGMPLSGNLSGYQSTTGVLGAPTLIIVSVTDTTRDTVGGGVQTKTKIVLSPGAQGLTVGSTGGSATSGTSTTESGVNSQQQNLRIGWREVRNFVVKTN
- a CDS encoding PilW family protein, whose product is MRRRLPLAVRGASLVELLAGMLIGLLVLGIALQLVWVVRTRYQQLADEALIDDRGTQALELMATALRQAGWVTDTPASSPVRRWADMNTLPPLMGADDCGGLALIDGLHCASGGLSDSDALLVRFAGRSSQPDGLQADGSVVDCSGYGVPERTKDGGDDPHTGFMLLYVGRAESGEPQLMCRTPSRRDGRQQRGRWTSRGMVPGVETVQLLYTLAATQASPPTTLSARSLAPAQWRSVRAVHVAIVVRGERIHADAAGKPLKKLALFPDLPGPVNAAPLDLHFQPTEIARRRAVFTTTVRLRNPMMCEADAC
- a CDS encoding type IV pilin protein; this translates as MYAQRSPDLPHQRGFTLIELMIVVVVIAILSMVAYPAYTQFVQKGRRTQAKATLMEDMQLFERHFAQANTYAVSSTNLTQAWDGFRKYSGDTQTNTSYQISAVGCSGSANVDQCVELRAQPPNNGKDDPTCGTLVYRSTGEKLNILFGKSTPESPTTTGCW